The genomic segment aaaaaacaaaaaaaaacccaacatatTTTCAAAGCTAAATATACTACATTCTCATAcacacaaaaccacattctgtcCAATTTAAAAGTGAATGGTTTGTGGACACACAGTGCGGGTGCAAAAATGGCCTGCCTTCCTGATGTCATGATTTGTCTCCAATTGAGAATATGTCATGGATTATGCATTGCAAAATACAGAATACAGCAATATAGATCATTCTACTTTCTAAACTTCAGAAatgtgttttcagtgttaaaaacttccaaagagttttttttaaataagagtaCAGTGGGGAACACATGATTGTatcaactttttttgaaatgtgtcgcTATCATCATATTCAAAATGAGCATGTATTtttgaaaaacaataaaatgtgacactttatcaaatggtgtctgtacaatttttaattcatttttcagTTTAAAGGGTTTGCAAATTGTCACATTAACTTTGTATGTGTGGTACATTTGACGCAGCAtccaaatgtttttggaaatggTGTTTTAACGGTCTACGCTAAATTTGTTTCTGGGTGTAGTTAATCCTCAAAGATGCATTTTATGtcaaatttaattatttttgagCAACTGGCACTGTGAAAAATGTGTAGAAGGAGGTAATTCTCATTTGTCTTAGCAGTATATGAGTTttcactgtgtttactctttgatTTTCATGAACTTTAAACTGGCAGGTCTTGGAAGCCTATCGGCAGGGCTTCTCTCCTTCCATTGGTTATGAGCTAAACCCCTGGCTGATTCAACTGGCCTGTTTTAATGCCTGGAGAGCAGGACATCATGGGAAAGTGACATACCGGCGTGAAGATCTCTGGAAGGTTTAACAGTTATTTATAGTATTATTGTGTTAACACCACTTCTGGTtcttggcttattcacatttcagCTCTATCTCATTGTAGGTTGACTTGACTGATTGCAAGAATGTCACAGTGTTTTTGGCTCCCAGTGTGGTGAGTAATTCAACAAAAATGGACCTGTTTTGTAAAATGGGGCTTTCAGTggagcatttaaaaaaatattccaaTGAGGTGTGTGTATAATGAGTTGGGATGAGGTGTTGTGGGTCACCTTTAAGACTCTGTGCAAACTGAGGAGAATATTCCTTGGACTTCACTGTAAATACAACCtgcaataagaaaacaaaaaaaaactttaaactgTGATAGGGTCAAGTGAATTTGTGGCATTGCTTTTAATCTCATTGGTGTGTCACTTTCATTGTGAATTCACTAATAAAACACCAAATAATGTCTAATATTGTTTCCAGCAGCATTTTGCTGAATGTCGTGACCTGTCTATAGTCTTTAGATTTAGATGCCATCAAAGTAGTTCAATAATCATTATTCATGGGAAAATGGTGGTTCTAAAAATCTATTATATTCCAGTTTCTCTGGTGAATATGGCATTAATTCTGTTATACATCTGTGTTGCTAGTTGTCATTGCTGCAGGAAAAATTACAAGCTGAGCTTCCTGATGATGCCTTAGTGGTAGCTGGTCGTTTTCCTTTCCCTGACTGGGCGCCCTGCAGCACTGAGGGGCATGGTGTGCACAAAGCCTGGGCATATAGCGTCCAAGCACAAagacagcacagctgcaagaagaCGAGAACCTGTACTAGTGCAACTGTTGACTTTGACAATAAAGTATCCAAGGAAAAAGGATCCACTTCAGAGCTTAAGCATCTACACTGATgtttgcagtaatccaccaacttTGATAATAATATTGTTGAATAATATCAGTGATATTATCAATCAATAATATGGATTGATAATATCATTAGGATGGCAATATTTGTGTCTTTCTTGCCATTTTGTAATGCTTGGGGAAAGTATCCATCTGATATGCTGTAAAATATCTGGACTCAACACAGACTGCACTGTTCAAGCTGTTCTCCTGTAAATGTGTCTTTAATGACAAGGCCTTCAAATAAGAATTTTGACTGTGCAGCCATTAATGCATCCCATTTGTTTAAAAGATTCTTCTATAATACTGGTGATTTGAATACTTGTGATTAAACTGTGATGTGAACTGAACTGAACCGCTTTAATTAAGGTGTTTAAACCATAATATGCACAGGCATTGTCTCCATTGACCTGCCATAAAACCCATGTAATTTGGCAACTCTAATTGCCTGCAATTTTTTCATGTCACacctttttttaagtctggtaattATACAGTAGTAttacatatgatttttttttttgtctggaacTGATAATTCTGCTTTCAAGCTGATAATGAGAGAGATGGTCCTGGGATCAGGGAAAAGTTGAGCAAATATTGTTAGTGATTCAAATGTTCCTCCAAATTTTTCTTTTTAtcacattgttattattgttattattttactgTGAGAGCATAATTCTCCATTCATCTTATTCTTTATTACAGTTTTCATCCACACCTAATAACATCGCAAAGATCCAATAGGGATAAATGTCAGAACTTTGACTACCCTCTGTTTTTAGCTGAAGTTGTAATTATTACCTCAGGAAAGAATGCACTCTTGAGTGTAGCATTTAGTTAAAAAATGTGTGTGGCTAACAatattgaactaataggattaataaatagaatggttttgactgtgttgaatgtttgatctccaaagtaaaggtcaaacaatgtcaccgtccattggattctgtgacgtgacatatgttaccctgtaaagtGATAAAGCAGGACACATggcgcaaactattcctttttaaaattgaagcaactttaacttgtgacccctgtacaaactgaaattgatgttTGTCACCATCCTTGTtattttaccccataacaccataacatttagtcatagatagtccacaaACAGTACCAAactatatttcttaatgactgatgataATGtcgacattcagcaaagggtggacctgtgtcagggggcgacccctctctggcagcaggtttacaaaatatttTGCATCGTTTAATGGACCACACACAAGACGTATGGGGAGggaggggaaggggaaaaaaattaattaataaaaaagttaaggtaataaaattaataaaataaatgaaacatatttgtatatatatgtgtgcatgtgtatgcatgtgtgtataggtgatgtatgtgtgtattttgtgtatgtatatctacatatataatatatatatatagagagagagagagagagagagaactaccatcgacgcatacaataataattcttctaaatagtcattctctgaataaatgtggggaacttattgacatatgaaaatgactcaaggaatgacaccagcaatatcaataaaaaaaattgattgacaataataataatattattgtcattattactaactattatggtgggaatttttattattattatagatattcatcactaatatatgacatcaattacataataataaaaaagtaatattggtcacactcagTAGTGGTAATAACGTATGGGTGTTTGCGGGGGGGATTAAATAAGCTTGTCTTCACACCCCTTTTTGGGCTAAATgcgcgtgtatgtatgtatgtatgtttgtacgtatgtatttcctgttcttttcaacccaatgtaggtaaatgtgaaagaaatgcttattttgtaaagctcgaaataaatatgtatatatatatatatatatatatatatatatatatatatatatatacataatatacatgAAGTGTAATTgaagtgtaattgaatattgaagtgtatgtctgtgtgttgatatgtagtgtgttgtgaatttgtgtttatgttattatgactgttataattgttggacttgtactagcaggggtgggcgttgataagctttgcttctgtccacaccctttcggactcacaggctttgtttatataacattcatgttatttgtatgtttctgttcttttggatttgtgtgtgtgtgtgccgaataaatccactCATTCATTCAAGACCAagacagtgacttgaaaatgattGTGCAtgtatcctctgacttgtctcagGAAACCTgtaggcctctgaaaatggaggacaGCTGTGTATAAACAGATGTAAttactaaatggttaatgcaaaggCTTTGAATTAAAGTTGTGAGTCTGCACCGAGTACATCTCAATAGTTTCATCACAACTCCTTTGTGGCATTGTTcagaaacaaaattacaaaaattgtcatCCCTGAAATGGCATTACATTGTTCAGTAATGCAAAGTGGATTACAGGTTTAATGAAGTTAAatgtttttttgcacatttttgtgaatCAGAATAGGATGGGACCATCTTTtctaaataaaatttttaaattatttgtcAAGTTGCTTCCACGATTTATTTATTCCATTGTTTATCCTTAATGGTAAGACATAATGAAATGCTTCCACAGAGTATATTTATTAcctgaattatatatatatatatatatatatatatataattacgcTTCTCAACAGACAAATAGTGTTATATTTTGAAAATAATGACGGAACTCTGCGCCGTTCTTAGTTTGACTAACTTGACGGAGGCTCGTTGGATTGGTTGATTTTGCAATGAAAGAGGAAGTTACCCGAAAACGAGCTGCACATCCACCCAAAAACAGAATgaggaaaaaagaacaaaacaggaACAAGAGATGTTTTATAGTGCGTGTCCttgtcctatatatatatatataaaacggtcGGTGTACAAAAGTCAGCTGCTCTGATATCACAAACGGTAATGTCAAATTGATGCAAGGAGTTTGACAGCTAGCGTTAACGAATCTACACCCACATCCTTTTCGAAAAGCTAGGGAGTTAGCCATCCGCTACAACGTTAGCACAGACAGCTAGCTGTCGCTGCTGCTGCCGGTTTAGCCATGAGATAACCAACGCGATTTTTACATTTAACAacctttttaaattgatttttttacGACAATGCAGCTGTTATATCTATTCCAAATATCAGATTCGTTGTCTGTCTTACACGTTCGGTAGCTGATGTCGCGTGTAGTTCgagcaaggtaaaaaaaaaaagtttgttttgcaATATTGTCTGGAAAACAGCGAGGCTAACTTTGGCTAGCTAGCAGAGAACGATGAACCCCTTGGTTCTGCGGCTACGTTAGcctcagctaatgttagctgctaCGGTGGCTAGCTGCTTAGCAAACTTGAGTTTCTTATACTCCAGTTAATTTGAGACGACGTCGTTTGAAGAAAGCTTCTGAGTCAACAAAATATGGTAAGTATGttattgcatgaaaaaaaaactttacatacTCCCTGTTGCAGTCACTGTTCAATGCCACAAGCTAATATCTGCTTAGTCTTGTTTAGTAGGATCTAAAGTTGTTAGGAGTGGGATATGTTAGTATATTTCCATACACGTAACACTGTATGAATGCGTGCGTAAGGGTCGTCTTTGCATATTAAGCGATATAACGGTTTGAGAGAGGCCAGTTATTTGACAGGATGACAGCTCCCTAAGCCATTTCATACGACAGGACGCCCATCTTGCCAAACTGAATATTTGCGTTGAGTAATGTTAAGCCTCGGCAAGTTGTGGCTTATTTGAGGAATTCAGACCCGCCTGCTACACAGGACAGGAGCTGGTGTTTTAAACTTAAAGCTAACTCGAGTTCTTTGCACAGGGTGGAACTCTCTCCTCTTGTCGAAGCATGGCATTACCTTTTCATATAAAGAAACTCAGGCTTTTAATAGAACTTTACAGTAAGTTTCCCATGCAGATTTTAAGATTGATAGTTGATCAAAGGAGACTGTGGTTGTGTCAATTTGTGACTATGTCATCTACATTTCCCTGATTATGAAGTCAGGTGTGCATAATTTTGGTAGTACATGTTTGGTGGCCAGCCATAAATGTGTGCAGGCATAATCATAGAAATTATTTAAGTGCAGTAACCAACATGCACAAGATAATCACGCAGTCACTCAGTTTAATAAAGTTCGAATTACAATTCCAAAGTGTCTACAGGTACGAAAGGCGTATCCCAAAACATGTACAGGTATGTGCAGGTATGGAATGAGAAGTAGTCGAGCATCGAAGCAAGAAATGTTTGGAAACATGGGGGAATTTCAAGTCCCGTGGATCTGGATTAGGGGTAGGCATAACAAATTGCCATACTATCCCTAGAAACGAGTAAAACTAGTGGCATGGGGAGGACATTCAGAAGTAATGAAAAGACAAAATGTCGAGAGAAGTGACGCTGAATATGGGAGCAGGGTGGGGAAATGAAAGCTTTGACAAATGTTACTGATAAGGGCTGTTTATTTCCTACCCATGTGATGGAATAGTGTTAATCATTGCCGAACTGCACTGTGTCATATTTGTCACAACAAAATGTGGTTATTTGTTTATTATCAGGCTTTTTCAGTTGTAACGCTttgcaatttaaaaataaatgtttgagtttgtgtaTATGTCTGCCAAGTAAGTGGGAATGAAAAATTAGGTAACTATATTACTGATAAAATAGTTACTTGGTAAATTGTGAATGCAGAGGACAAAGTTtgttgtatgtacatacatacaatgacatttaaaaaaaatctattattTTGATCAGAATAGTCAATTTCAATTAAATGACACCATGCACAAATTTTAGCTGGCATATTAAATACCATGCATGCCatgacatttaatttttttctctctctctctctatgtaaGAGAAATGGCAGTCTGTATTTTACCAGCTGAAAATGTTATATTGTTTAAATGTGTCTAAAATGTGTTTGATTCTCATATTTACTTTTCATGGTCCACTAGGCTTCAGAGGAGGCATCTTTGCGTGCACTGGAGAGTCTTATGACAGAGTTCTTTCACAGCTGTACCACCAATGAGCGCAAGAGAGAAATAGGTGAGTTCCAGCTTGTAGGAAACAGTGCCccagttgagaaaaaaaaattgtccacaCTTGGTTTTTTGGTAAAATGAGAGACATGGTGTGGTGAACAATAATTGTAAATTGTACTCCTTTTACAAATTAAGAAGAATGAGATGGACAACATAGTAAAGTTTGATGATATTTATTCATGTAGTATGTATTTTACATCAAGCTAAATTGTAAACTGTCAGGTTATTATTGTTgatatttggggaggtgatggtctggtggttaagcgttgggcttgagaccagagaatcctcagttcaaaccccagcctgactggacaaTCACTAAGgggctttgggcaaggtccttaatccccaagttgctcctggtgtgtagtgagtgccttgcatggcagtaccctgacatctatgtgtgagtgtgtttgtatgaatgggtgaatgtgaggaataattgtaaagctctttgagcgtctgatgcagatggaaaagtgctatatgaaggcagtccatttaccattttgttctaaagtgacattaaaaaagtgaaag from the Thalassophryne amazonica chromosome 16, fThaAma1.1, whole genome shotgun sequence genome contains:
- the antkmt gene encoding adenine nucleotide translocase lysine N-methyltransferase, encoding MDDDTPDEVLTELKTRQLGGWGVAQIAAGTGLIVYAVWAGILQPGFRRVPLRLQVPYIPASKAQVHNVMKLLQGRKGSLVDLGSGDGRIVLEAYRQGFSPSIGYELNPWLIQLACFNAWRAGHHGKVTYRREDLWKVDLTDCKNVTVFLAPSVLSLLQEKLQAELPDDALVVAGRFPFPDWAPCSTEGHGVHKAWAYSVQAQRQHSCKKTRTCTSATVDFDNKVSKEKGSTSELKHLH